The Petrotoga miotherma DSM 10691 genomic sequence TTATTACTATATTCCATTCTTATTTCCAAATATCTCTTAAATAATGTGCAACTATTTTTGGCTGTCTATCTCTTGTAAAAACACCTTTGTGGTTGTAAATGGGTCTTCTTACTTCTTCTTGAGTCTTAAAATCTGCAAAGGCCCATATATGTTCTCCTATGGTGTAATCTTTTGAGTCAATCACTTCTATGTATCTTTTTATTAATTCTTTTTGGTATTCTTCTGAAAACAGGATAGGTGGATCATAATGATAACCTGGTATAGCGTCAGCTCCAAACTCTGTTAAGAGTATAGGTTTGTTGTACTTCTTATATACATATTCTAAATTTTCATTTAATGCACTTATTGCTTCGTCAAGTCTACCTTGGAAAACATACCAACCAAAATACCTGTTTATACAAATTATGTCAAAATATTTTAAAGATACATCTTCCCTTCCTGGCATATCCATACAACTAACAAAGGTTACTGGTCTCGTTTTGTCTGATTTTTTTGCTGTTTCATACAATTGTTTAAAAAATTCTTCTGATTTTGGATGGGTAGATTCTGGTTCGTTAGCTACACTCCACATTATCACACTTGGATGATTTTTATCCCTATCTATCATTCTTTTTATGCTTTTTACACATAATTTTGTGGTTTCATCGTTGTAATGATACCTTGTTATTCCTACATGCGGTGCTTCATCTATTACCAATATCCCTAGTTGATCGGCTAAATCAAGCCAATCTTCTGTATAAGGGTAATGAGAAGTCCTAAATGAGTTAGCTCCTATCCATTTTAATAGGTTATAATCTTTAACTATCAGGGGATAAAATGTTCCTTGACCTAAAACAGGAAATTCTTCGTGTTTACCAAATCCTTTTAATTTTAATGGTTCGTCGTTTAAGTATAAATTTTTACTGTCCCACCTTATCTTTCTTATTCCAATTTTCATTTTATAACTGTCTAATGTCTGATCTTTTCTTTTAAGATTGATTTCAACGTCGTATAAATAAGG encodes the following:
- the uidA gene encoding beta-glucuronidase, encoding MLRAQENKKRALISLSGIWEIKKDKSTEEEDIRPIAVPGSWNEQYQDFLYEEGKMRYKKTFHLSKDFEEKAIRLYFEAVNTRSEIYLNGEKVGENEVGYLPFEIDITDKVKFEEENILEVLVENELRTDSFPAGNTPQEDLLVGTADRRPSTNFDFLNYGGIIRPVTIEITNKEKITDIMVDTSLSSSKEKRGIINFEILTNANNNGTIEVVIAGEKHQKDIENGKADVKVELENAKFWNLENPYLYDVEINLKRKDQTLDSYKMKIGIRKIRWDSKNLYLNDEPLKLKGFGKHEEFPVLGQGTFYPLIVKDYNLLKWIGANSFRTSHYPYTEDWLDLADQLGILVIDEAPHVGITRYHYNDETTKLCVKSIKRMIDRDKNHPSVIMWSVANEPESTHPKSEEFFKQLYETAKKSDKTRPVTFVSCMDMPGREDVSLKYFDIICINRYFGWYVFQGRLDEAISALNENLEYVYKKYNKPILLTEFGADAIPGYHYDPPILFSEEYQKELIKRYIEVIDSKDYTIGEHIWAFADFKTQEEVRRPIYNHKGVFTRDRQPKIVAHYLRDIWK